One Spinacia oleracea cultivar Varoflay chromosome 4, BTI_SOV_V1, whole genome shotgun sequence DNA segment encodes these proteins:
- the LOC130471264 gene encoding probable lactoylglutathione lyase, chloroplastic: MASDYAQPRKVHRSRHFPAVSQPHLVGIKESTQPSPDRNTVEAGTVGNIAQARPSVTEESVVQWAKNDKRRLLHVVYSVGDLDKIIKFCTECLGMKVLRKRDIPEERYSTAFLGFGPEESHFTVELSHNYGVGKYDIGTCFGHFGVAVEDVAKTVSLVKAKGGKVTREPGPVNGESSVIAFIEDLDGYKFQLLEKAPTLEPLCKIMLRVGYENFSNIISKYLCLQFMIICSRSVCPGLCGYLQFSNVLVLIFFPLINTVPQT, from the exons CTGTCTCACAGCCGCATTTAGTTGGTATAAAGGAATCTACACAGCCAAGCCCAGACAGGAATACAGTGGAGGCTGGTACAGTTGGCAATATAGCTCAAGCAAGGCCTTCTGTTACGGAGGAAAGTGTTGTACAGTGGGCTAAAAATGACAAGAGAAGACTACTTCATGTTGTTTATAGCGTTGGAGATTTAGATAAGATTATAAA ATTCTGTACGGAGTGCCTTGGCATGAAGGTATTGCGGAAAAGAGACATCCCAGAGGAAAGATATTCAACTGCCTTTCTTGGTTTTGGACCCGAAGAGTCACATTTTACGGTTGAACTTTCACACA ACTATGGAGTTGGCAAATATGATATTGGGACTTGTTTTGGTCACTTTGGTGTTGCAGTTGAGGAT GTTGCTAAAACAGTAAGCCTTGTAAAGGCAAAGGGTGGAAAGGTGACACGAGAACCTGGTCCGGTCAATGGTGAAAGTTCTGTTATTGCTTTTATAGAAGATCTTGATGGTTATAAGTTTCAGCTGTTGGAAAAGGCACCAACATTGGAACCCCTTTGCAAGATAATGCTTAGAGTTGGATATGAAAATTTTAGTAATATCATATCCAAATATTTGTGTCTGCAATTTATGATTATTTGTAGCCGATCTGTTTGTCCTGGATTGTGTGGTTATTTACAGTTTTCCAATGTCTTggttctaattttttttcctctGATTAACACAGTCCCACAAACATAG